From the Deinococcota bacterium genome, one window contains:
- a CDS encoding ATP-binding cassette domain-containing protein: protein MIEVEGLEKRFGKVRALKGVSFTARPGEVYGLLGPNGAGKTTALRILATLLKADRGRARVNGLDVVRDSERVRRSIGVVNGGMGLYDRLTGREILHYFGRLYGMSRARIEERIGELDGLLNLGETLPRRAGGFSTGMKQKIVVARAVLHDPPVIFFDEATSGLDVMARRAVLDFVRDYPGRERTVIYSTHVMSEVEELCDRAAIVFEGEKIAEGSVQELLATGRADHLEQAFFGIVERYRAAGDVAEVAA from the coding sequence GTGATTGAGGTAGAGGGGCTCGAGAAGCGCTTCGGCAAGGTGCGCGCGCTCAAGGGGGTGAGCTTCACGGCGCGGCCCGGCGAGGTCTACGGTCTCCTGGGGCCCAACGGCGCCGGCAAGACCACGGCGCTCCGCATCCTGGCGACGCTGCTCAAGGCCGACCGCGGCCGGGCGCGCGTGAACGGCCTGGACGTCGTCAGGGACTCCGAGCGAGTGCGCAGGAGCATCGGCGTGGTCAACGGCGGCATGGGCCTTTACGACCGCCTGACCGGGCGCGAGATCCTGCACTACTTCGGCCGGCTCTACGGCATGAGCAGAGCTCGGATCGAAGAACGCATAGGCGAGCTCGACGGGCTCTTGAACCTGGGCGAGACGCTGCCCAGACGGGCCGGGGGCTTCTCGACCGGGATGAAGCAGAAGATCGTCGTCGCGCGCGCCGTCCTCCACGACCCGCCGGTGATCTTCTTCGACGAGGCGACCTCGGGCCTCGACGTGATGGCGCGCCGGGCGGTGCTCGACTTCGTCCGCGACTACCCGGGCAGGGAGCGCACGGTTATCTACTCGACTCACGTGATGAGCGAGGTCGAAGAGCTCTGCGACCGGGCCGCCATCGTTTTCGAAGGCGAGAAGATCGCCGAGGGCAGCGTCCAGGAGCTTCTCGCCACAGGGCGGGCAGACCACCTCGAGCAGGCCTTCTTCGGCATCGTCGAGCGCTATCGGGCCGCCGGGGACGTGGCGGAGGTCGCGGCGTGA